Genomic DNA from Solanum dulcamara chromosome 4, daSolDulc1.2, whole genome shotgun sequence:
TATAAGACGATTAAAGAGTCCAATAGCTTCAACACTTAATTCTTTGTTACCCTTGGAACAAGGATGCAGTGGGTGCGCTGAACAACGGGCTCTGTAGACCAACACTATATTCTGGTTCATCAATGGCGTATAAAGTTTCAACCATTTACTAATCTGACAGAAATCTGTGTAACCAAGCACTGCAGATAAAGAGGCAAACCACTAGCTTGAACTTTGCCATTAACATTATGATGTTATTTATACCCCCACAGCACAGAAACAAGAGGACACCACAGTCCCACCACACAAATTCATGGCCATCAGAAAGGGATCATTTCATGGCCACGAAACAGTTTTGAATCTGCCAAATTGACAAGACTCCAACCATTATAGATCGTTTTCGCAAAACATACATAAATTGGGTTCATTCATAGTAATCACAGTTCTCATCAAAACAGCACAAGAAATTCATGACCGATTCTGGGACGGCATCCTCTCAGACCCATGCCTTGGGCGGAAGCTGCCAGATCGGCCACCATTATCAGATCCAGCACCTGTGTGATGAAATGGCCCCCAAATAGGATCTCTGTCAACCTGACTCAAGGGGAAGGCAGGCAAGTGTTCCCGTTCCCAAGCATGATATCTGTTAGATACTGGATTTTCAGCTTCTTGAAAGTTTCTTCCTGAAGAACCTGAAGGATAAAAGTAGAAGCCACCAGCCTGATCAGATGATGAGGCAGCTGGCCCCACTTGAGCCAACCCTCTATGATTGCTGGATCGTCGAGTAGCAGACATAACAGGAGTGCGTACAGCTGGTGAACTACTTGGTTGCTGAAAATATGCTTGAAGAGCCTGAACACGGTCACGAGCCCGAGCTACACTTCCAGGATAAGGAGGTATCATTGGTGAGGCGACTGAACTTCCAGCTCTGGCAGCAGAACTGCAAAAGCGATGCACATCAAAATCCAAATATCAGTACAAAAACAACATTACTCCCCCACTCCCAACCCCCAAGTAGTGGGGGAAAATACAGTAAAATGCAAAAACAACAGTAACAAAAAAGCTAAGTTTGTTTACtcttggattttccaaaaggAGCACCACACAATGACTTGATTCAAGTAATCTCAAAGCAGGAGCAAATTGAATGAAAAAACTCAAAAGTCCTTTTTCAATATTTCCTTCCAACTCTATACCCCTTTTTCTTCTTACATTTTAGGCCCTGTACTCCAACCCCTCACTCTTCCTTAACACGTCCTCCcatccaaaaagaaaaataaaaaggtaaAGGAATGTAGGAGGAACCTTTTTTGTGAGATACAATTGGACCATGTTTAACagaatttgataattatttttaatcagAAACAAAATAATTGCCTGTGATTCCACATATCATACCCGTGACCAACAAGGAATGGAGGGACAAAAGATCCTGGTCTTGGGATATCAGCATTGGCTCTGGCAACTCTCTGAGTAACAGAGGGAACCGAGGACTGATCAGCAGTACCAACACGACTGTTTGCCATAGGGAAAGAAGATGAATGATGGTCCCAACTATGATAATGCACATCCATTCCTGGGAAAGCATAAGAAGCTGGCATCTCGCTGGGAACGGATGGACTAGTCCAGTGATTGTTGAAATTAGGACCATCATTGATACTTCCACTCGAATTTGAGGATGATGGGTGAATTCCAACATACGCAATATATGGGCATGGATGAGCAGCAGATGATACAGCCGTGTGTTCAGCAAATATAGCATGCTGACCAAGAAGATCGTGATCTACAAAGTAGTAACAGAAACCCTCTCATTATTGAAGCTTGACAAAAAAGATTTACTACACAGCAGTTCGGAGAGTCTGAAAATCTTACATGCACTAGATGAAAGATCTCCTTCGCTGCAAGCATGTGAATTGTAGTGGTCAGAAGAATtattattagaaaataaaagagaagcaaAAGGCGAAAAATAGGCCTAGACATAACACAAGAAGCAAAATCTACAGCACAGCGAAAGCAAGAGAAGAGGGAAAAAAAACCTTACTCCATCAACAGAaagaaagttgaggaataatTCTCATCATTAGCTCATAGCTACTCTTTGTTTTCTTCTGTCTAAATAAAAGGAAACTCAAGGGCAGGCGCATAATGTTTGCTCACCGATTGGCAAGCAGGCACAGAACAGAGAGTATTAGCATCCGCAATTTAACTCTAATGTCACAGGGAACATTAGGATATATGGAAGTCCTATGTATACTCTCCACCCATGCGATACAGCAAGAAGAATTAAAGACGTTGATTTGACCTTTTCATGCTATAAGTTGTAGTGGTGAAAACATTAATTTAGAAATTGAATTAACAAAAGGTAGTTTGATAAGAGTAATCATCGCgtcaaattttaaagttaattacttaaatgaattttgaatttggaACCTGCAAGAAgttgtataatataatattattagtagAATGGTGTTAAACACATCATCAAAAACGGAGCGTCGTGTATATTGGAACAGATAGGAGAGTTCAATAATTAATATGCTTAAAGATAAACAGAAGTCCATCTAACATTCTAGCAAAAGCAATTATTACTAACCGTTCTCCTTTAAAAGCAAAAAGATGAATGTATTTGccttaatagaaaaaaaaacaggACAATAACTTGCTCTCACGCAAACTTGGTCCAGCCTTAGTTGGCTCACATCGAAACTCGGAGGAGCATGACCCAGCTCCTCTATCCTGCTCCCATTTATTAATAAAATGGGGTAATAACGTGCTCTCGCGTGAACTTGGTCCAGCCTTAGATGGCTCACATGTTCGAAACTCAGAGAATTATGAACCCATTCCTCTATCCTGCTCCCATTTAAATATCAGGCTCGTGACAGCGGGTGAAAACTGGTGATATATCCCTATCCACACATGTCTGACTTTCACCCTTACAAACAGCCCTACATTGTTCCGCCCTGCCAGCTTCATCATGTTCAATTACCTTAACAAAAAAGAGATACTTTTGCTCCTATcaaattagatattttaaaattcattctCCATTGAACCATCCCACCCCAGTTATTCCTTcttttatcaaatttaatattttcttccatTCATTTTTCCCTCAATCAGCTTACGCTGCACTGGCCCAGCCTCTCCAATCAACCCCACTAAGAGTCACACAGGCCCATCTGAGTAAAGCTTGCACACATGTCGCCCAACCAATTGCAAACCCTAATAACACTAATTGACCAAATGGAACAGTTCTAATAGTGGAAGTACAAAACATATTGCCAATGAGCTTGTATGCAAGCCTCAAGGTCTCAGGTGTCTCCTTTGAGGGACTGTTATGTAGGTACAATTCCAGCTTCAGTCTAGAGAATACAGATCACAGCCAATTCTAGGGACAACATCTTATAGCAAGGTGCCAACTGCAGAGTTAGTGGGAACACTCTCAGTGAAAGAGAGCAGAACATCATCAGTGTCATACTTTGTTCACTTTGATATGCTAATTAATAGTTAAAAGAATTCAatcttatttttctcttatatCCTGAACTGACATCAGACCCTACTTATGGGATTACAtagggtatgttgttgttgtatatggGCCTATTGTAGCCTCAGCATAGAAGCTTGATCCACTTGAATTGATGCTGAAATCTAAGAGCTTATTATACTCCTTATCCTGACTTGCATCAAATTTGCTAGAACCAAATGAggcaaaaaaaaatgataatcaCAACGCTTTGCCCATCAAAAAGAAAGCAACAATCTGAAGGCATTTCATACTTCAAGACCCCTGCAAACAATGAGCTACTTAGGCGCTTGAGGCAAATTAGTCCCAACAGCAAACCCATCAACATCTTGAACTCAAACTAGCTAAATAGGCCAGCATTTAGATCTAGGAAGATATAAAATGTTCTATGAATGGTTTACTTCCACCTCACACAATGTATTCAAACTTAACTCAAAACTCGGCCTCAATTAGCATACAAAGAGATGTATTAAAACTAAACTCAAAATTCAAAAGGTAAGACATGATTCTCTACAAACTCCACCTGATGTTCTATACAACAAGGAACTTTATGGGTGCACCAAAAGGATATAATGGATCGGAGACTACTACTCATATGCTTAACCTATGCGGCTCTCTCAGTTCTTGTTAGATAAAAAAATCATCCTGCTTTTAACCCCCtcacccaccccacccccaGGGGACACTACTAGTCACCACATAGTTATATCTAAAAAGGACCAAACCTTCTATCCTTTTGCTGGTAATATATTTAGCAAGATGGGGAGAGGCAAATTTCATTGACAtatcgatatatatatatatatataaataaaaccaATATGTCCCCTCTCTTTATCTCTCTTGACAAGGTAAATAAGACAGCACTTGCATAGTGCTGTAATATTTACAATATGCACAGAAGCAAGAAAGCAAAAGTATTTCCCCTCCAACTATGTAGAGGGAAACTGATGAACTCTATCATGGCATCACCAGTATCTCATCTCTATACACACACCAACACATTTCTTACAagtatatttttcttcacaCCAAAATCTACCTCAATTTTTTGTTGATTAGGGAAATCTACCTCCTCCATTAATAGGTCTAACAGAAAGAATTCCAAGCAAATCACTTTAAGCATGTCAGTATTCTCTTTCAAAGACTATATAAGCAGAACAGTGACATTTCAACATTGCCCCACTTGTGTGATcacactggatatgttgttgtagtAACATTTCCACATTACAAGCTCCCATAATGAGGCAACATTATTAgtaaaaaaatcacaaagagGTTAAAAGACAATCAATCTCAACCCAAAAAGTAAAACTGATATGCTCGGCCCAAAGAAGGCAaagtaaaaaaggaaaattcagaGTAAAAGCGTTCTTACTCAAAAGATGATGGTAGTCGAGTTAATCCACTAAACGGACACCAGTGAACTCCAAATGACTGCAAAACCACGCACAGGAAATAagcattacaacaacaacagcaacaaccccccagtgaaatcccacaacgtggggtctggggagggcaaagtgtacgcagaccttactcctaccaagaaATAAGCATTCAGTaagtaaaatttaaatttgctTGAAAACAAATGCAACCAACAATAAACAGATcacacaaagaaaagaaaggcaACAGAAAAGCGAAAGCTAAATTTAGGCACTATTAATGCAATAACAAATGTTCATGAGCCAACCaggaattttctttttaatgttTTCCCTGTTGCAACTGACAGGAGAAATGGAGATTTCTTTGTAGAAGTACAGGAGAAATGGAACTTTACACATGCCATTTGCAGTAGTTTCTTGCTACTAAAAATAATTGGCAACTACATTCGAAAACGAAAAGTCCTCACCAACTTTGTAGCAGTCAGTGTATATATCACAGTTGCTACACTAACAGGCAATGTGTTCTCAAGTGGATGTTCATGATGAGATAATATCAGCAATTATGATGGACCAAAATATGGAGCACCTTTGTCGACAAATCCTAAGACTTATATGGTCTTACAAACCTCGTAACCTGATGGAATTCTTTAGGCAAATTATTCAGAAATCCAGTGTACATTTACCCTATCAATAAGTTGCTGTAGATGACTTTCTAAAAATGTGAAAGATCAGGATATCCCGTGTTATGGATTTTTCCTAATAGTTTCATGAAAGGTTTAGAGACAAACCCAGGTGGACAAGATGTGCATTTAAATAACATATCTATGACACAAATTGTAAATAACACAAACAACTACTTCAGACAGGATATCTTAACAAAAGTCTATCCTATTAATCAGGGGACAATAAGGAATAGAAGCTCCCACGAAAACACTTTAATAGGACGTTTGTATTAATAATAATGTTTATATAACCCTAAATTGTCAAAGCCAGCAAATGCAAACtcatatatcaaaaatattttactcGGATTGTTTAGATTTCTTGGAATACCAAATTAACATTCTACACTCAAAGAACTTCATTTATTCTTAACAAAAAGAGACAAAACCAACAATAGAGGTTTGGGTGACTGAATACAGATATCATGAGTCATGACAAGGAGAAGTGATTAGGCAATACTCTCCAAAATAGACAAAGCATATATAAACAAGAACAGAACTGAAAAGGCAATTGTGAGTCAGATAAGGCATGTCTATCTACTTCTTCAATACTAATCTTCAATCAGTTCCCAGTAGGAGAACCACATCATTCAAATCCACAAGAAACTTATGAAGTCCAGATAAAGGGATGTCCCCAATGTTCCTTATCAGGGGGGAAAAAGGAACAGGAACGTCCAATGAACCTCACATTAAAACCACATAGATCAGAACcttcaatatatttttataggTTAGACTGACTAAGATACTGAACAGTAGGTAAGAGATGACTCATATTTACCATTTCAGCGTAGCTCAGATCATATAGGTCTTCATCATGGGCCCAATCATCCATGTTGAAATCCGTTAGGGGACGGCAACCACTTGCATAAAGCCATTGACCCTTCTCAATTTTCCGACAGTTGGGACACTGCATTTGCCCCTTGATGTTAAAggcagaaccaatgcaatctgCATGCCAATTGCCAAAATGGGAATTTGTCAACAAGATGAAATACATCCATTTTCTTCTCATTAAAAATTATTAGAGAGCGTCACAGACAAACGTTACTACACTCAATAGTCCCCTGCTTCTTCGCCCTAACAcattcaacaacaataatttttttaaaaaattattagagaACGTCACAAACAAACATTACTACACTCAATAGTCCCCTGCTTCTTTGCCCTAATAcattcaacaacaataattgtTGATATCAAAAGGAGAGATTACTACACACAATTCCTACCCACCCCCCTCCACCCCACACAAAAAAAATCTGAACCCAAAATTGATAAGGATCAATAATCCTAAATTTTCCAAAGATCCATCAAGTGATGCTTAATAAAAACAATGGGTTCTGAAAGGAACTTACTAGGAAGATAATGGCTTCCACCATTAAGCAAACTGTAAAATGATATCAAAGAAGTGAATAGTGGATACAAATGGCAGACGTCATATGGTAAATGGAACTGTTAAACATCATATAAACTACAAGATACAGGGTTAGTTTTCGAAAATCAGCTATATTAGCACAACAATCTCCTAAAAGAGAGAGTACAGTAAATAGCCATGCTCCTCATTTCTTCGTCTACTCTGGTTACAatgtttttcttttgttaaaaagaaaatggTGGCAGACAAGTAGAACTTCAAGTTTGTTGGCCACTTCATGATCCAAAAGACAACTCGGTCCAGATACCATTAACAAATGCAAACATATTTATGTCGGTAAACAGGACACTGGACTTGCTTTGTCTACAATTGAAGATCAGGGAAGCTCCAGAAAAGGCTCACCCAAAAATGTGCTTAAGCACTGAAACAAAGTTTACTTCAGAGTGGACACCTCATCTCACATAGGCATCGCCTTGGTGCAGACACAGAGATGCTAACACGTGCATCTTATTGCCCGTAGACCATCttctaaacaaataaatataactaCTATAGTGAAAACTGAAAACTTAGTTATTGAGGAACCATTATGAATGGATATGTTAGTAATTAAGTAGAGACAgcacaaaaaaaattcactaaACTTGTATTTAGAAACTGTTGAAATGTGTGACtatctcatctaaaagcttaagTTGTTAAAGCGAGcacacttttctttaatggaTAATATGTCTTTCAGCATGCCTGCTCACATGCACCTCAGCCTTGCTATACTTCCTAGCTAATGTGGGGTGTAAAGTAACATAACGGATATGGTCAGATGGTAAAAATTTCTCTTTGCCAGGGATAAAATCTGGGTTCTACTCCACTATATGTACCCCAGATCCTTTCTACAACAACAGAAAACTGATCCCAGTGAGGTTACGTCTGATCTAGTCCCAACGTGATCTTCAAGAATCTAGACGATTAGACAAAAAGATGAAATCTTCTGAGTAGGATTCTGGGATGATTGAATGTCAATCACCTCGACAAACGAGCATGAGAAAGCAATACTATTAACACAAGAAACTTGGATAGCTAAACTACTACGTGCTCTCCAATTTTTGTTACACCTGAAGGGAGCATGTTCTATGACTGATATTGAGAGAAGCAGCCAAAGTGTTGGGTATTATCAAAAAATGAGGGTGATAATATGTTAAAGAGGACAATGAGAAGGAATGAAGTAGAAGAGACAGCAGAAAATCATCAACAGTGACCACAAGAGAAAAGATTGTGCAAATAGTAACTTAATACTAATTCTTTAAAAAGAACAAAGATTGTAGTTttgtttatttcaaattttcataaaTCACATTGTAAGTCATAAAAAGAATATGTTGTATCTTAAGATTCAACAGCATGAAGATTCATTCgcttcttttccttttattccCTGATTTTCATATTTGATAAGTTAATTCCCTGGTTTTCATCTAAAACCTTCTTCATATACGGAAATCATAGAATTGGCTATGTCTCATGCAATCATATCATTGTAACAGCTACTTGAACCCAGATTTAAGACTCAAGAACTGGACAGGACCAATCCCAAACAAAGAAGTATGATTGAAGTTTTTTTGTTTAGTATCGTAATGTCTAAAGAAAGACTGCATCTTTACAATACAGGCATGATAATCAGTGTAACCTTTGATTAATCAACTTCTTTTTTCTTGCTTTATGGATTGACCTCCTCCTTTCTTGCTC
This window encodes:
- the LOC129886141 gene encoding E3 ubiquitin-protein ligase RFI2 produces the protein MGLNDVDLTDDGDGGGRDGGGGEDKASAVACSICLEAVTDNGDRSWSKLQCGHQFHLDCIGSAFNIKGQMQCPNCRKIEKGQWLYASGCRPLTDFNMDDWAHDEDLYDLSYAEMSFGVHWCPFSGLTRLPSSFDEGDLSSSAYHDLLGQHAIFAEHTAVSSAAHPCPYIAYVGIHPSSSNSSGSINDGPNFNNHWTSPSVPSEMPASYAFPGMDVHYHSWDHHSSSFPMANSRVGTADQSSVPSVTQRVARANADIPRPGSFVPPFLVGHGSAARAGSSVASPMIPPYPGSVARARDRVQALQAYFQQPSSSPAVRTPVMSATRRSSNHRGLAQVGPAASSSDQAGGFYFYPSGSSGRNFQEAENPVSNRYHAWEREHLPAFPLSQVDRDPIWGPFHHTGAGSDNGGRSGSFRPRHGSERMPSQNRS